A window of the Mesorhizobium opportunistum WSM2075 genome harbors these coding sequences:
- the ggt gene encoding gamma-glutamyltransferase: MRDFQFPGRSPVRATQAVAATSHPLATLAAIDMLRAGGNAMDAAVCAAAVQGVVEPQSTGIGGDCFVLYCPKGQGDVLAFNGSGRAPAGATVDWYLDKGFDELPKQGPHAVTVPGAVDAWSRLLEDHGRKSLAEALAPAIHYAENGYVVHDRVAFDWAEPEIDLSADEHAARIFLPGGKAPRPGDIHRQPELAATLRTIAKHGRAGFYEGAVADDMVRRLNELGGLHSYEDFAATKGDYVAPVSTTYGGYDIHQMPPNNQGLTALLMLNVLSGFKLGGLDPNGAERLHLEIEAGRLAYQDRDRYVGDQDQVHVPTKQLLSGAYADRLRAEIDRDRAMTHLPRLDLPGSDTVYISIVDRDRNAVSFINSTYYSFGSGVVGPKSGVVLQNRGSSFRLDPTHPNAIAPGKRPMHTIMPGMATRNGRVVMPFGVMGGGYQPFGHVHLLTNMIDFGMDPQQALDAPRVFYNDGMVEAERNVPAEALEGLRRRGHRLAEPQHPLGGGQAVLIDWEKGTLTGASDPRKDGMALGY; this comes from the coding sequence ATGCGTGATTTCCAGTTTCCCGGCCGCTCACCGGTTCGTGCCACCCAAGCGGTTGCCGCGACCTCGCATCCGCTTGCGACCCTTGCCGCGATCGACATGCTGCGCGCCGGCGGCAATGCCATGGACGCCGCCGTCTGCGCAGCCGCCGTGCAGGGCGTGGTCGAGCCGCAGTCGACCGGCATTGGCGGCGATTGCTTTGTGCTCTACTGCCCGAAGGGGCAAGGCGACGTGCTGGCCTTCAACGGTTCGGGCCGCGCCCCTGCGGGCGCCACCGTCGACTGGTATCTCGACAAGGGCTTCGACGAGCTTCCGAAGCAGGGACCACACGCGGTGACCGTGCCGGGCGCCGTCGATGCCTGGAGCCGGCTCCTGGAAGACCATGGCCGCAAAAGCCTGGCCGAGGCGCTGGCGCCGGCCATCCACTATGCCGAAAACGGCTATGTCGTGCATGACCGCGTCGCCTTCGACTGGGCCGAGCCGGAGATCGACCTATCGGCGGACGAGCATGCCGCGCGCATCTTCCTGCCGGGCGGCAAGGCGCCGAGGCCCGGCGACATCCACCGCCAGCCGGAACTCGCCGCCACCTTGCGGACAATCGCCAAGCACGGCCGCGCCGGCTTCTACGAAGGGGCGGTCGCCGACGACATGGTGCGCCGGCTCAATGAACTGGGCGGGCTGCATTCGTACGAGGATTTCGCGGCGACCAAGGGCGACTATGTGGCGCCGGTCAGCACCACCTATGGCGGCTACGATATCCACCAGATGCCGCCGAACAACCAGGGGCTGACGGCTCTGCTCATGCTGAACGTGCTGTCGGGCTTCAAGCTCGGCGGGCTCGATCCCAATGGCGCCGAGCGGCTGCATCTGGAGATCGAGGCCGGGCGCCTCGCCTATCAGGACCGCGACCGCTACGTCGGCGACCAGGACCAGGTTCATGTGCCCACAAAACAGCTCCTTTCCGGCGCCTATGCCGACCGGCTGCGCGCCGAGATCGACCGGGACCGCGCCATGACGCATCTGCCGCGCCTGGACCTGCCGGGCAGCGACACAGTCTACATCTCGATCGTCGACCGCGACCGCAACGCCGTCTCCTTCATCAACTCGACCTATTATTCGTTCGGCAGCGGCGTCGTCGGTCCGAAGAGCGGGGTCGTGCTGCAGAACCGTGGCTCGAGCTTCCGCCTCGACCCAACGCATCCGAACGCCATCGCGCCCGGCAAGCGGCCGATGCACACGATTATGCCCGGCATGGCGACCAGGAACGGCCGCGTGGTGATGCCGTTCGGCGTCATGGGCGGCGGCTACCAGCCATTCGGGCATGTGCATCTTTTGACCAACATGATCGATTTCGGCATGGACCCGCAGCAGGCGCTCGACGCGCCAAGGGTGTTCTATAATGACGGCATGGTGGAGGCTGAACGCAACGTTCCGGCCGAGGCGCTCGAAGGGTTGCGCCGGCGCGGCCATCGCTTAGCCGAGCCGCAGCATCCGCTTGGCGGCGGACAGGCGGTGCTGATCGACTGGGAGAAAGGCACGCTCACCGGCGCCTCCGATCCGCGTAAGGATGGGATGGCGCTTGGATATTGA
- a CDS encoding DUF2298 domain-containing protein, giving the protein MWLAILVTGLLAVPITGRLFPGETATHYFTGKILGWLICTYMAWLLSAFKLISFERSGVVVGLASLAAISALCSLGSKTMPRLRDVLRWEMVFFLVYFAGVTLRAENPDIRNLEKFMDFGFVNAALRADYMPPPDPWWAGEPINYYYFGHVAAAWLTKLSGVPSDHGYNLMIGVLFAFTAIMAFCIVRDGLRPAKPAISMALAVSAAALVTLGGNFHSVLYGPLRGLSPTTLGREFRFPDSTRYVGFDPPTTDKVFTEMPAYGFTVGDLHAHLLNLPAGLLILLILFRLVGRRLADRSSAGASPAEILALGFLFAVSAMTNSWDAVSYGMLMGLAGLFIWLQPSQIDAKSLTWLVLRGVAVIAIACLLASPFLAAFKPFASNLRLAKAHTPIWQLAIVYGHVAVPCLVLLIGLFLWARDDAAWKSAAMLAALALLLVALPELVYVEDIYGGEYVRANTMFKFSFAAQPVAMLASVLFIGLLLSRGGLKMGALAAVLAIPLFATLSYFWATHAGIGKALASNALTLDGLGSIDRDRAADRPLLDWLRAQGAGQRILLVEASGDSYTDAGRLSAMSGVPTVMGWQNHEWLWRGDYGATVIRAEDVASFYSSKTPANACRILTKYGITHIAIGTVEREKYAALDESLFRGLGTVIVNSGPSILVRFDASTCPNGKSTDRMD; this is encoded by the coding sequence ATGTGGCTCGCCATTTTGGTCACCGGTTTACTCGCTGTGCCGATTACAGGGCGACTTTTTCCCGGCGAGACCGCAACGCACTACTTCACGGGCAAGATTCTCGGTTGGTTGATCTGCACGTACATGGCCTGGCTCCTCAGCGCCTTCAAGCTGATCTCGTTTGAGCGCTCCGGCGTCGTTGTCGGCCTGGCTTCCTTGGCGGCAATTTCCGCTCTCTGTTCCCTTGGGAGCAAGACGATGCCAAGGCTACGCGACGTCCTGCGATGGGAGATGGTTTTCTTTCTTGTTTATTTTGCCGGCGTCACGCTGCGTGCAGAGAATCCCGATATCAGGAACCTGGAAAAGTTCATGGACTTCGGCTTCGTCAACGCCGCATTGCGAGCCGACTATATGCCTCCGCCCGACCCATGGTGGGCGGGCGAGCCGATCAATTACTACTACTTCGGCCATGTCGCGGCAGCCTGGCTGACAAAACTTTCCGGGGTACCATCCGACCACGGCTACAACCTCATGATCGGCGTGCTTTTCGCCTTCACTGCAATCATGGCGTTTTGCATCGTTCGGGACGGGCTGCGGCCGGCCAAGCCGGCAATCTCCATGGCATTAGCTGTTTCCGCAGCAGCGCTTGTCACCCTTGGGGGAAACTTCCACAGCGTTCTTTATGGTCCACTCCGCGGGCTCTCCCCGACGACACTAGGCAGGGAATTTCGCTTCCCCGATTCGACGCGCTATGTGGGTTTCGACCCTCCAACGACCGATAAGGTGTTTACGGAAATGCCCGCCTACGGTTTTACCGTGGGCGACCTGCATGCGCATTTGCTGAACCTGCCTGCCGGCTTGCTTATTCTCTTGATACTTTTTCGCCTTGTCGGGCGACGCCTCGCTGACCGATCCTCTGCAGGTGCCAGTCCAGCCGAGATATTGGCTCTCGGTTTCCTGTTCGCGGTCAGCGCCATGACAAATAGTTGGGACGCGGTCTCATATGGCATGCTGATGGGGCTCGCTGGTTTGTTCATATGGCTGCAGCCGAGCCAGATCGACGCAAAAAGTTTGACCTGGTTGGTGTTGCGAGGCGTCGCGGTGATTGCCATTGCTTGCCTATTGGCAAGTCCCTTTCTCGCCGCCTTCAAGCCGTTCGCCTCCAACCTTAGGCTCGCCAAAGCACATACACCGATTTGGCAACTCGCGATCGTCTACGGCCACGTGGCCGTCCCCTGCCTGGTACTTCTGATCGGGCTATTCCTTTGGGCGCGTGATGATGCGGCTTGGAAAAGTGCCGCAATGTTGGCCGCCCTGGCGTTGCTGCTGGTCGCCTTGCCTGAGCTAGTCTACGTCGAGGACATTTATGGCGGCGAATATGTTCGCGCAAACACCATGTTCAAATTCAGCTTCGCCGCCCAACCAGTGGCGATGCTGGCAAGCGTGCTTTTCATCGGACTTCTGCTGAGCAGGGGTGGCCTCAAGATGGGGGCCTTGGCAGCGGTCCTGGCCATTCCGCTATTCGCGACATTGTCCTACTTCTGGGCTACCCATGCTGGTATCGGCAAGGCTCTAGCCTCAAATGCGCTGACACTGGACGGCCTTGGCTCCATAGATCGAGATCGTGCCGCCGATCGGCCATTGCTGGATTGGCTGAGAGCTCAGGGAGCCGGTCAGCGGATCCTGCTTGTTGAAGCTTCGGGCGATAGCTACACCGACGCTGGCAGGCTCTCGGCTATGAGTGGTGTGCCCACTGTTATGGGTTGGCAAAATCACGAATGGCTCTGGCGCGGCGACTATGGTGCGACGGTCATTCGAGCCGAGGACGTTGCAAGCTTCTACTCGTCGAAAACGCCCGCCAATGCCTGCAGAATCTTGACAAAATACGGTATCACTCACATCGCCATCGGCACGGTGGAACGGGAGAAATATGCAGCATTAGATGAAAGCCTCTTTCGAGGGCTGGGAACTGTCATTGTTAATAGCGGACCTTCGATCCTGGTTCGTTTCGACGCATCAACCTGCCCAAATGGGAAGTCGACGGACAGGATGGACTGA
- a CDS encoding glycosyltransferase family 2 protein — protein sequence MGQNWSPQNMPALSVVLPAYNEQSNLADAVDEVLKHVASVVPDLEIIVVNDGSTDQTQTILAALASRHPEVVAVHQANAGHGQALSNGVRKATGGYLLLLDSDRQVSLEDFAVHWRMMADCDVLLGCRWPRADPLHRMIVSNSLRLLLAAKFGLAAKDANAPYKLLGRQVWHEAFDRMRTGSVIPSALLAARALQRTDIRVLQVSVAYRDRPHGPSSLNLRRLASLCAKAVADIFFFRTSSRGHA from the coding sequence GTGGGACAGAACTGGTCCCCACAAAACATGCCCGCCCTCTCGGTCGTTCTTCCCGCCTACAACGAGCAAAGTAACCTCGCCGACGCCGTCGACGAGGTTCTGAAGCACGTGGCGTCTGTCGTGCCCGATCTGGAAATCATCGTCGTCAACGACGGGAGCACTGATCAAACCCAGACGATCCTGGCAGCTTTGGCGTCTCGGCACCCGGAGGTGGTTGCTGTGCACCAAGCCAACGCCGGTCATGGCCAGGCCCTGAGTAATGGCGTGAGAAAGGCAACCGGAGGCTACCTTCTCCTGCTCGACAGCGATCGACAGGTGTCGCTGGAGGATTTCGCAGTACACTGGCGGATGATGGCGGATTGCGACGTGCTCCTTGGATGCCGATGGCCGCGAGCAGATCCGCTGCATCGCATGATCGTATCGAACTCGTTGCGGTTGCTGCTGGCTGCCAAGTTCGGATTGGCTGCGAAGGATGCGAATGCCCCTTATAAGCTTCTCGGACGTCAGGTTTGGCACGAGGCTTTCGATAGGATGCGCACCGGATCCGTCATTCCGTCGGCATTGTTGGCCGCTCGTGCGCTGCAGCGAACTGATATTCGTGTCCTGCAAGTGAGTGTAGCGTACCGCGACCGTCCCCATGGCCCGTCCTCGTTGAACTTGAGGCGCCTTGCGAGCCTCTGTGCCAAAGCCGTCGCTGACATTTTCTTTTTCCGAACCAGCTCACGCGGCCATGCTTGA
- a CDS encoding 2-dehydropantoate 2-reductase, producing the protein MKITIFGAGAIGGYLAAKLAIAGRTDLSIVARGAHLEAIKADGLRLIEDGQETLAPVRAAAKAEELGVQDTVVLALKAHSLTPALDQIAPLLGPKTSVVTMQNGVPWWYFHGVRGPLEGTRLNAVDPGGAIWQRIGPQRVIGAVVYPAVEVDAPGLIRHVEGKRFSLGEPSGDRSERVTQLAEEMVKAGLQAPVRDDIRGEIWVKLWGNLSFNPISALTGSTLAAIVADEGTRALARTMMLEAQAIGESLGVRFPIGVDRRIKGAGDVGEHKTSMLQDLERGRPMEIDALVSAVQELGRLTDKPTPTVDAVLALVRRLALERGCYG; encoded by the coding sequence ATGAAGATCACCATCTTCGGCGCCGGCGCGATCGGCGGCTATCTCGCCGCCAAGCTGGCGATCGCCGGCCGCACCGATCTGTCGATCGTCGCGCGCGGCGCCCATCTCGAAGCGATCAAGGCAGATGGCCTGCGCCTGATCGAGGATGGCCAAGAAACGCTAGCGCCTGTCCGGGCCGCCGCCAAGGCCGAGGAGCTCGGCGTGCAGGATACTGTGGTGCTGGCCTTGAAGGCCCATTCGCTGACCCCTGCCCTGGACCAGATCGCGCCGCTGCTTGGGCCGAAAACATCGGTCGTCACCATGCAGAACGGCGTGCCGTGGTGGTACTTCCATGGGGTGAGGGGGCCGCTCGAGGGCACCAGGCTGAACGCGGTCGATCCCGGCGGTGCGATCTGGCAGCGGATCGGGCCGCAGCGCGTCATCGGCGCGGTCGTCTATCCCGCCGTCGAGGTCGACGCGCCCGGTCTCATCCGCCATGTCGAGGGCAAGCGCTTCTCGCTCGGCGAGCCCTCGGGCGACCGCAGCGAACGGGTGACGCAGCTGGCGGAGGAGATGGTCAAGGCCGGGCTGCAGGCGCCGGTGCGCGACGACATCCGCGGCGAAATCTGGGTGAAGCTGTGGGGCAACCTCTCCTTCAACCCGATCTCGGCGCTGACCGGCAGCACGCTGGCCGCGATCGTCGCCGACGAGGGCACCCGCGCGCTTGCCCGCACCATGATGCTGGAGGCGCAGGCGATCGGCGAAAGCCTCGGCGTGCGCTTTCCGATCGGGGTCGACCGCCGCATCAAGGGTGCGGGCGATGTCGGCGAGCACAAGACGTCGATGCTGCAGGATCTGGAGCGCGGCCGCCCGATGGAGATCGACGCGCTGGTAAGCGCGGTGCAGGAGCTTGGCCGGCTAACGGACAAGCCGACACCGACCGTCGACGCGGTGCTGGCGCTGGTGCGGCGGCTGGCGTTGGAGCGCGGGTGTTATGGGTGA
- a CDS encoding acyl--CoA ligase, translating into MSTNSKDLSRRLVAGTDDAPAILAPDRATLTHGELRSLIKATAERLRALGIGRGDRMAIVLPNGPEMATAFVAVAATASTAPLNPAYRADELDFYLTDIGAKAILVAENEAGPAVAVAERLGIGVLRLVVSPAAGSFTIEGAAVGPQAAPDIAGDGDIALLLHTSGTTSRPKLVPLSHANIAASAAHIGATLGLTADDRCLNIMPLFHIHGLIAAVLSSLASGGSIYCTPGFNALRFFQWLGEARPSWYTAVPTMHQAILARAARNTEALAGARLRFIRSSSASLPAQVMAELEATFGCPVIESYGMTEAAHQMASNRLPPGLRKPGSVGAGAGPEVAVMAPDGRLLKAGETGEIVIRGPNVTAGYEKNPEANATAFAHGWFHTGDQGVLDEDSYLRVTGRLKEIINRGGEKISPLEVDDVLMDHPAVAQVVTFAMPHDKLGEEVAAAVVLREGMGATENDIRTYAATRLADFKVPRKVVILDEIPKGATGKLQRIGLAAKLGL; encoded by the coding sequence ATGAGCACGAATTCAAAAGACCTTTCCCGCCGCCTCGTCGCCGGCACCGATGATGCTCCGGCAATCCTGGCGCCGGACAGGGCTACACTCACCCATGGCGAGCTGCGCAGCCTGATCAAGGCCACGGCCGAGCGGCTGCGTGCGCTCGGCATCGGGCGCGGCGACCGGATGGCGATCGTGCTGCCTAACGGGCCGGAGATGGCCACAGCCTTCGTCGCGGTGGCCGCAACCGCCTCGACGGCGCCGCTCAATCCCGCCTATCGCGCGGACGAGCTCGATTTTTATCTCACCGACATCGGCGCCAAGGCTATCCTTGTTGCCGAAAACGAGGCCGGCCCTGCGGTTGCGGTGGCCGAGCGGCTCGGCATCGGCGTGCTCAGGCTTGTCGTTTCGCCGGCTGCCGGCAGTTTCACCATCGAGGGCGCGGCGGTCGGTCCGCAAGCGGCGCCCGATATAGCAGGGGATGGCGACATCGCGCTTCTGCTGCACACGTCGGGCACGACATCGCGTCCAAAACTGGTGCCGCTCAGCCATGCCAATATCGCGGCCTCGGCAGCCCATATCGGGGCGACGCTTGGCCTGACAGCCGACGACCGCTGCCTCAACATCATGCCACTGTTCCACATTCATGGGCTGATCGCGGCCGTGCTGTCGTCGCTGGCATCGGGCGGCAGCATCTACTGCACGCCAGGCTTCAACGCGCTGCGCTTCTTCCAGTGGCTGGGCGAGGCGCGGCCGAGCTGGTACACGGCGGTGCCGACCATGCACCAGGCGATCCTGGCCCGGGCGGCGCGCAACACCGAAGCGCTGGCGGGCGCGCGCCTGCGCTTCATCCGCTCGTCCTCGGCATCGCTGCCGGCGCAAGTGATGGCCGAACTGGAAGCGACCTTCGGCTGTCCGGTGATCGAATCCTACGGAATGACCGAGGCCGCGCACCAGATGGCGTCGAACCGGCTGCCGCCGGGGCTGCGAAAGCCCGGCAGCGTCGGCGCCGGCGCCGGTCCGGAAGTAGCAGTGATGGCGCCGGACGGCCGGCTGCTCAAGGCCGGCGAGACCGGCGAGATCGTCATTCGCGGACCCAATGTGACGGCGGGCTACGAGAAGAACCCGGAGGCCAACGCCACGGCCTTCGCGCATGGCTGGTTCCACACCGGCGACCAGGGCGTGCTCGACGAGGATAGCTATCTCCGGGTCACCGGCCGGCTCAAGGAAATCATCAACCGCGGCGGCGAGAAGATCTCGCCGCTCGAGGTCGACGACGTGCTGATGGATCATCCGGCGGTGGCGCAGGTGGTCACCTTCGCCATGCCGCATGACAAGCTTGGCGAGGAGGTGGCCGCGGCCGTGGTGCTGCGCGAAGGCATGGGCGCCACCGAAAACGATATCCGCACCTATGCCGCGACACGGCTCGCCGACTTCAAGGTGCCGCGCAAGGTCGTGATCCTGGACGAGATCCCCAAGGGCGCGACCGGCAAGCTGCAGCGCATCGGCCTCGCCGCCAAGCTCGGGCTTTGA